The Mycolicibacterium flavescens genome has a segment encoding these proteins:
- a CDS encoding methylase involved in ubiquinone/menaquinone biosynthesis — protein sequence MTGKESLPLAQRSDADLPGHWLLARLGKRVLRPGGLELTSRLLAAAKIGGADVVELGPGLGRTATDIVAQQPRSYVGVDDTAATSETVRAVVAPVDGKVVVANAAETGLPSGSADVVIGEAMLTMQGDRDKRAIVAEAFRVLRPGGRYAIHELGLQPDDLPQDTKDVIRRDMARAIKVNARPLTTSEWVALLTEAGFEVVTVDHAKMALLNPARVLADEGFTGALRIVGNLIARPAARKRVIGMRKTFHRYRRALTAVAVVGVVPTS from the coding sequence ATGACAGGCAAAGAATCTCTTCCGCTCGCGCAGCGGTCCGATGCGGACCTGCCGGGCCACTGGCTGCTGGCCCGGCTGGGCAAGCGGGTGCTGAGGCCGGGCGGACTCGAGCTGACCAGCCGGCTGCTCGCGGCCGCCAAGATCGGCGGCGCCGACGTCGTCGAACTCGGTCCAGGTCTGGGCCGCACCGCCACCGACATCGTCGCCCAACAGCCGCGCTCCTACGTCGGGGTCGACGACACCGCCGCCACCAGTGAGACGGTGCGCGCGGTTGTCGCCCCTGTCGACGGCAAGGTCGTGGTGGCCAACGCCGCCGAGACCGGATTGCCTTCGGGCAGCGCCGATGTGGTGATCGGCGAGGCGATGCTGACGATGCAGGGCGACCGCGACAAGCGTGCGATCGTCGCCGAGGCTTTCCGGGTGCTGAGGCCGGGCGGCCGCTACGCGATCCACGAACTGGGTCTGCAGCCCGATGACCTCCCGCAGGACACCAAGGACGTGATCCGCCGCGACATGGCGCGCGCGATCAAGGTCAACGCGCGGCCGCTGACGACGTCGGAATGGGTGGCGCTGCTGACCGAGGCCGGCTTCGAGGTGGTGACCGTCGACCACGCGAAGATGGCGCTGCTCAATCCGGCGCGGGTTCTGGCCGACGAGGGGTTCACCGGTGCGCTGCGGATCGTCGGCAACCTGATCGCCAGGCCCGCGGCACGCAAGCGGGTCATCGGTATGCGTAAGACGTTCCACCGCTATCGGCGCGCACTGACCGCGGTTGCGGTGGTCGGTGTCGTGCCGACGTCGTGA
- a CDS encoding ABC-2 family transporter protein, with protein sequence MSTVAVARSARAEIIRTGGRSRLWTVVAPAAVILPVVITFGIALVAESFARIPGQISVLQVTTSNAAYWVITITVALVAVAGADGQAAESRYGAGEHVRLAIPRAWPVLLGRWVFYGALGALVAIATLVVVLAGLPAVAPIVYGPVSLTDDVGLRLLWTVPVLALFAAGAGVGVGALTRSPLAAVGGILLWAFVAETAAGYLPSGATLQRFMPLLNAVYATGQDTVLTPPWGQTGALLYACSVFTAIFGIAAVGRTIRR encoded by the coding sequence GTGAGCACCGTCGCGGTGGCGCGCAGCGCGCGTGCCGAGATTATCCGCACCGGCGGGCGCAGCCGGCTGTGGACGGTGGTGGCGCCCGCGGCGGTGATCCTCCCGGTGGTGATCACGTTCGGCATCGCGCTCGTCGCGGAGTCGTTCGCGCGGATCCCCGGCCAGATCTCGGTGCTGCAGGTGACGACCTCGAACGCGGCCTACTGGGTCATCACGATCACCGTCGCGCTGGTGGCCGTTGCGGGAGCCGACGGTCAGGCCGCTGAAAGCCGCTACGGCGCAGGCGAACACGTACGCCTCGCTATTCCGCGGGCCTGGCCGGTGTTGCTCGGCCGGTGGGTGTTCTACGGTGCTCTGGGCGCGCTGGTGGCCATCGCGACTCTCGTCGTGGTGCTCGCGGGCCTGCCTGCGGTCGCGCCGATCGTTTACGGACCGGTGTCGCTGACCGACGATGTCGGGCTGCGACTGTTGTGGACGGTGCCGGTGCTGGCGCTGTTCGCGGCGGGGGCGGGTGTGGGAGTCGGGGCCCTCACCCGCTCGCCGCTCGCCGCGGTGGGCGGCATCCTGCTGTGGGCGTTCGTGGCCGAAACCGCGGCCGGTTATCTGCCCAGCGGAGCGACGCTCCAGCGTTTCATGCCCCTGTTGAACGCGGTGTACGCCACCGGGCAGGACACCGTACTCACACCGCCGTGGGGCCAGACCGGCGCTCTGCTCTACGCATGCTCAGTTTTCACGGCGATCTTCGGGATCGCCGCCGTTGGAAGGACAATCCGAAGATGA
- the artM_3 gene encoding multidrug ABC transporter ATPase has translation MIEVVGLTKSFGRHHAVDDVTVTFPAGSVTALLGLNGAGKTTLLRLLAGLIRPDSGTISVCGQRTGHDQRLLGFHLGPTSMNPRHTVQRHLSWLAALSGIDGARLDKIVRETELHDHRSMRIDRLSLGMRQRVAIAATLLADPQTLLFDEPLNGLDVPGIVWFRSLLRRLAEQGRTVVVATHLLGEVALTADHVAVLSRGRMQAAGQLAQLTPTGADAREWLEETLLEYA, from the coding sequence GTGATCGAAGTCGTTGGGTTGACCAAGTCGTTCGGGCGCCACCACGCCGTCGACGACGTCACCGTCACCTTTCCCGCCGGCTCCGTCACCGCGCTGCTCGGTCTCAACGGCGCTGGCAAGACCACGCTGCTGCGGTTGCTGGCCGGGCTGATCCGCCCCGACAGCGGAACGATCTCGGTGTGCGGACAACGCACCGGCCACGACCAACGCCTGCTGGGATTCCACCTGGGCCCGACCTCCATGAACCCCCGCCACACCGTGCAACGCCACTTGTCCTGGCTTGCAGCACTTTCGGGCATCGACGGCGCACGCCTCGACAAGATCGTCCGCGAGACCGAACTACACGACCATCGGTCGATGCGCATCGACCGGCTATCACTGGGCATGCGTCAGCGCGTGGCCATCGCGGCCACCTTGCTCGCCGACCCGCAGACGCTGCTGTTCGACGAACCCCTCAACGGTCTCGACGTTCCCGGCATCGTCTGGTTCCGGTCACTGCTTCGCCGGCTCGCCGAACAGGGCCGCACGGTCGTCGTCGCCACCCACCTGCTTGGCGAAGTGGCGCTGACCGCCGACCACGTCGCAGTGCTCAGTCGCGGCCGCATGCAGGCCGCCGGCCAGCTGGCGCAGTTGACGCCCACCGGTGCCGACGCCCGGGAATGGCTCGAGGAAACCCTGCTGGAGTACGCGTGA
- the nrdE gene encoding ribonucleotide-diphosphate reductase subunit alpha → MSPTVTAAEPVTSAPATLPGETDYHALNAMLNLYDADGKIQFDKDVLAAREYFLQHVNQNTVFFHNQDEKLDYLIQKEYYEREILDQYSRNFVKTLLDRAYAKKFRFPTFLGAFKYYTSYTLKTFDGKRYLERFEDRVVMVALTLAAGDTTLAEKLVDEIIDGRFQPATPTFLNSGKKQRGEPVSCFLLRIEDNMESIGRSINSALQLSKRGGGVALLLTNIREHGAPIKNIENQSSGVIPIMKLLEDSFSYANQLGARQGAGAVYLHAHHPDIYRFLDTKRENADEKIRIKTLSLGVVIPDITFELAKKNEDMYLFSPYDVERVYGLPFADISVTEKYYEMVDDSRIRKTKIKAREFFQTLAELQFESGYPYIMFEDTVNRSNPIDGKITHSNLCSEILQVSTPSEFNEDLSYKKIGKDISCNLGSLNIAKAMDSPDFAQTIEVAIRALTAVSDQTHITSVPSIEQGNNDSHAIGLGQMNLHGYLARERIFYGSEEGVDFTNIYFYTVLYHALRASNRIAIERGSAFKGFEKSKYKSGEFFDKYTEQVWEPKTDKVGQLFADAGIRIPDQEDWNRLKESVQQHGIYNQNLQAVPPTGSISYINHSTSSIHPIASKVEIRKEGKIGRVYYPAPYMTNDNLEYFQDAYEIGYEKVIDTYAAATQHVDQGLSLTLFFKDTATTRDVNKAQIYAWRKGIKTLYYIRLRQMALEGTEVEGCVSCML, encoded by the coding sequence GTGTCACCAACCGTCACAGCTGCAGAGCCTGTAACGTCCGCGCCGGCAACGCTGCCCGGCGAGACGGACTACCACGCGCTCAACGCGATGCTGAATCTGTACGACGCCGACGGCAAGATTCAGTTCGACAAGGATGTGCTGGCCGCGCGTGAGTACTTTCTGCAGCATGTCAACCAGAACACGGTCTTCTTCCACAACCAGGACGAGAAGCTCGACTACCTGATCCAGAAGGAGTACTACGAGCGCGAAATCCTCGACCAGTACTCGCGTAACTTCGTCAAGACGCTGCTGGATCGGGCGTACGCCAAGAAGTTTCGGTTCCCGACGTTCCTCGGTGCGTTCAAGTACTACACCTCCTACACGCTGAAGACCTTCGACGGAAAGCGGTACCTCGAGCGCTTCGAGGACCGCGTGGTCATGGTGGCGCTCACCCTGGCGGCCGGGGACACCACGCTGGCCGAGAAGCTCGTCGACGAGATCATCGACGGCCGCTTTCAGCCGGCTACGCCGACGTTCCTCAACTCGGGCAAGAAGCAGCGCGGTGAGCCGGTCAGCTGTTTCCTCCTTCGCATCGAGGACAACATGGAGTCGATCGGACGCTCCATCAACTCGGCGCTGCAGCTGTCCAAGCGCGGCGGCGGAGTCGCGTTGCTGCTGACCAACATTCGGGAACACGGCGCACCGATCAAGAACATCGAGAACCAAAGCTCGGGTGTCATCCCGATCATGAAGCTGCTCGAGGACTCGTTCTCCTACGCCAATCAGCTCGGTGCGCGCCAGGGCGCCGGTGCGGTGTACCTGCACGCCCACCATCCCGATATCTACCGGTTCCTCGACACCAAGCGCGAGAACGCCGACGAGAAGATCCGGATCAAGACGCTGAGCCTGGGCGTGGTGATCCCCGACATCACGTTCGAGCTGGCCAAGAAGAACGAGGACATGTACCTGTTCTCGCCGTATGACGTCGAGCGGGTCTACGGTTTGCCGTTCGCCGACATCTCGGTCACCGAGAAGTACTACGAGATGGTCGATGACAGCCGCATCCGCAAGACGAAGATCAAGGCGCGCGAGTTTTTCCAGACGCTGGCCGAGCTGCAGTTCGAGTCGGGCTACCCGTACATCATGTTCGAGGACACGGTGAACCGGTCGAACCCGATCGACGGCAAGATCACCCACTCGAACCTGTGCTCGGAGATCCTGCAGGTGTCGACTCCGTCGGAGTTCAACGAGGACTTGTCCTACAAGAAGATCGGCAAGGACATCTCGTGCAACCTGGGTTCGCTGAACATCGCCAAGGCGATGGACTCGCCGGACTTCGCGCAGACCATCGAGGTGGCCATCCGTGCGCTGACCGCGGTGAGCGATCAGACGCACATCACCTCGGTGCCGTCGATCGAGCAGGGCAACAACGACTCTCACGCGATCGGTCTCGGCCAGATGAACCTGCACGGGTACCTGGCCCGCGAGCGGATCTTCTACGGTTCCGAAGAGGGTGTGGACTTCACCAACATCTACTTCTACACGGTGCTGTATCACGCGCTGCGGGCGTCGAATCGCATTGCGATCGAACGGGGTAGCGCGTTCAAGGGCTTCGAGAAGTCGAAGTACAAGTCGGGGGAGTTCTTCGACAAGTACACCGAGCAGGTGTGGGAGCCCAAGACCGACAAGGTTGGTCAGCTCTTCGCCGATGCCGGCATCCGGATCCCCGACCAGGAGGACTGGAATCGGCTGAAGGAGTCGGTGCAGCAGCACGGCATCTACAACCAGAACCTGCAGGCCGTGCCGCCGACGGGGTCGATCAGCTACATCAACCACTCGACCAGCTCGATCCACCCGATCGCCAGCAAGGTCGAGATCCGCAAGGAAGGCAAGATCGGCCGCGTCTACTACCCGGCGCCTTACATGACCAACGACAACCTGGAGTACTTCCAGGACGCGTACGAGATCGGGTACGAGAAGGTCATCGACACCTACGCCGCGGCCACCCAACATGTGGACCAGGGTTTGAGCCTGACACTGTTCTTCAAGGACACGGCCACCACGCGCGATGTGAACAAGGCGCAGATCTACGCCTGGCGCAAGGGCATCAAGACGCTGTACTACATCCGGTTGCGCCAGATGGCCTTGGAAGGCACTGAGGTGGAGGGCTGCGTCAGCTGCATGTTGTAG
- the nrdI gene encoding ribonucleoside-diphosphate reductase 2, operon protein nrdI, producing MSNLVYFSSVSENTHRFVQKLDLPAIRIPLHGRIEVDEPYVLVLPTYGGGRATPDINDGGYVPKQVIAFLNNERNRSLIRGVIAAGNNNFGAEFAYAGNVVSRKCGVPYLYRFELMGTPDDVAAVRSGLEDFWKDQTCHQPSQLQSL from the coding sequence ATGAGCAACCTCGTGTACTTCTCCAGCGTCTCGGAGAACACCCACCGCTTCGTCCAGAAGCTGGACCTGCCCGCGATCCGCATTCCGCTGCACGGGCGCATCGAGGTCGACGAGCCCTACGTGTTGGTCCTGCCCACCTACGGCGGCGGGCGGGCCACGCCGGACATCAACGACGGTGGCTATGTGCCCAAGCAGGTCATCGCATTCCTCAACAATGAACGCAACCGGTCGTTGATCCGCGGCGTCATCGCCGCGGGCAACAACAACTTCGGTGCCGAGTTCGCCTACGCAGGCAATGTCGTGTCCCGCAAGTGCGGCGTTCCGTACCTGTACCGCTTCGAACTGATGGGAACCCCGGACGACGTCGCCGCCGTCCGTTCGGGTTTGGAAGATTTTTGGAAGGACCAGACGTGTCACCAACCGTCACAGCTGCAGAGCCTGTAA
- the nrdH_2 gene encoding ribonucleoside-diphosphate reductase class Ib glutaredoxin subunit, translating into MTQHSITVYTKPACVQCNATYKALDKQGIAYETVDISLDSEARDYVMALGYLQAPVVVAGNEHWSGFRPDRIKALGAVAATA; encoded by the coding sequence ATGACTCAGCACTCGATCACCGTGTACACGAAGCCCGCATGCGTGCAGTGCAACGCCACCTACAAGGCGTTGGACAAGCAGGGCATCGCCTACGAGACCGTCGACATCAGCCTCGACAGCGAAGCCCGCGACTACGTGATGGCGCTGGGTTACCTGCAGGCCCCGGTCGTCGTGGCCGGCAACGAGCACTGGTCGGGCTTCCGGCCCGACCGCATCAAGGCGCTCGGGGCGGTCGCGGCAACGGCTTAG